One window from the genome of Gimesia aquarii encodes:
- the lptB gene encoding LPS export ABC transporter ATP-binding protein — protein sequence MALLECVGLVKDYPGKRAVDGVDFYVERGEIVGLLGPNGAGKTTTFRMACGMIAPTKGRVYLEDTDVTSWPMYKRARQGMGYLPQDESVFVKLSIEQNIYAILEFLDLSRKQRHETVDHLLDQFGLTAKRKQIASTLSGGERRRLEIARCLASSPELILLDEPFTGIDPVTIHDIQDIIADLRDSGISILLTDHRERETLTITDRSYIISAGQVLVSGDAETVLSDESAQALYFGKRFDKGSIIEGREAFGTRISDRDAA from the coding sequence ATGGCATTGCTGGAATGTGTTGGTCTGGTAAAAGATTATCCTGGGAAACGCGCCGTTGACGGTGTCGATTTTTACGTGGAACGCGGTGAAATTGTAGGGCTCTTGGGTCCGAACGGTGCTGGAAAGACAACGACTTTTCGAATGGCATGCGGGATGATTGCTCCTACCAAAGGACGCGTTTATCTGGAAGACACAGATGTGACTTCTTGGCCCATGTATAAACGTGCTCGACAGGGGATGGGATATCTTCCTCAGGATGAGAGTGTCTTTGTAAAACTTTCTATAGAACAGAATATCTATGCGATTCTTGAGTTTCTGGACTTAAGTCGCAAGCAAAGACATGAGACGGTAGATCATTTGCTTGATCAGTTTGGACTGACTGCGAAACGAAAGCAGATAGCGTCTACACTTTCAGGTGGTGAAAGACGACGTTTAGAGATCGCCCGTTGTCTGGCAAGTTCTCCTGAGCTGATTTTGCTGGATGAACCGTTCACGGGAATTGATCCGGTAACGATTCATGATATTCAGGACATTATTGCTGATTTACGGGACAGTGGTATTTCAATTTTGTTAACTGACCATCGCGAACGTGAAACACTTACAATTACCGATCGCAGCTATATTATTAGTGCTGGTCAAGTGTTGGTAAGTGGAGACGCGGAAACCGTTCTTAGTGATGAATCAGCTCAGGCGTTATACTTTGGTAAGCGCTTTGACAAAGGATCAATTATTGAAGGTCGTGAAGCCTTTGGTACACGCATCTCAGATCGAGATGCTGCCTAA